One genomic window of Motacilla alba alba isolate MOTALB_02 chromosome 1, Motacilla_alba_V1.0_pri, whole genome shotgun sequence includes the following:
- the SENP7 gene encoding sentrin-specific protease 7 isoform X10: MSGRTSSSSHVSFRIPKKKTNTKSEDVQVQSPLARLPGSHHCDYPLQEWRLSANNRKPSTKEKRQKDCNRHNSNDEESIGSECCPRKTDDELCKLTKASKEPEKINAVTFRRRELQKKENKHCGELEKRSRHMNSTTLSQKESGSFDSEKRKRRYSGHISDDCNAHIPQKSLALSEKKSLSSAQSPGCRIPCEDGQDHRSDPILVPDCPAERDSKDTSTHNHLSPAHSHTEDSASESPSRNLSKKHLSVTSGDVVSPRAGTIRKLKMDKSEYLSKLRNRICRGNQQLVSIDPIILSSDDEDGPSEPQCTELMKDNITENKETHQQFDFCFSEKQLEDKMKSHTEQFLTESIEDKYPLSLPSGSTPKKQTNLALDIEFDRLHIGKFKGLSTGPARFTMKNIVIPFQVSLKNIQLTLDTLDLRRFGWWKSGGGCSSTIIFLWLSVDYVEKIEAQMGKLVTSQPSKSNEFVFFELPQPLTEWEEDRLTELITGVSKRNRAPDLAEFLSLKQALPLFKDLSPEESSFVSCNKDLLKQHMPKENTSDAHEPVVIQESKLKVIRPSYALANKQNSGCYFISLSSALNEEWKEVREMGAVKNLIVYPPPPAKGGLGVTREDLECLEYGEFLNDVIIDFYLKYLLLEKAPKHVADRTHIFSSFFYKCLTRTEKNSEGDVKVSAAQRRHRRVRTWTRHINIFNKDYIFVPVNEESHWYMAVICFPWLEEAVYEECPRQNSLSHRPRQSPPEPESENTRAGSVLLRDEEEGDGNRNLFSKGGNEIAASASVLYSAISKISLSNSKKHICKRPCILILDSLKACSVQKTVQVLREYLEVEWEAKRKTYREFSKSTMIDLCPRVPKQDNSSDCGVYLLQYVESFFQNPIVNFEQPLHLENWFPRQLIRNKREEIRDLILQLHFQQQSGSSS; encoded by the exons ATCTGAATGTTGCCCGAGAAAAACAGATGATGAACTGTGTAAATTGACCAAGGCTTCTAAGGAACCAGAAAAAATTAATGCTGTCACTTTCAGAAGACGAGAGCTGCAGAAGAAAG aaaacaaGCACTGTGGTGAActggagaagaggagcagaCATATGAACAGCACTACTCTTAGTCAGAAGGAATCAGGCTCTTTTGAttctgagaaaaggaaaagaagatacAGTGGGCATATTTCTGATGATTGTAATGCACACATTCCACAAAAGTCACTTGCATTGTCT gaaaagaaaagtttgAGTTCAGCTCAGTCTCCTGGCTGCAGAATACCCTGTGAGGATGGACAAGATCACAGATCTGATCCTATTCTGGTGCCAGACTGTCCAGCAGAGAGAGACTCCAAAGACACTTCCACCCACAACCACTTAAGTCCTGCTCACAGCCACACAGAGGACTCTGCCTCAGAGTCTCCTTCCAGAAATTTGTCAAAGAAACACCTTTCTGTCACCAGTGGGGATGTGGTTTCACCACGAGCTGGTACGATCAGGAAATTAAAGATGGACAAATCAGAGTACCTGAGCAAGCTGAGGAACAGAATCTGCAGGGGTAATCAGCAACTTGTTTCCATTGACCCAA ttaTCCTTTCCAGTGATGATGAAGATGGACCTTCTGAACCGCAATGCACAGAGCTGATGAAGGATAAtatcactgaaaataaagaaacacaCCAACAGTTTGACTTCTGTTTCTCGGAAAAGCAATTAGAAGACAAGATGAAAAGTCACACAGAGCAG tttttaacAGAGTCAATTGAAGATAAATATCCTCTCAGCTTACCTTCTGGAAGCACACCTAAAAAGCAGACAAACCTGGCACTGGACATTGAATTTGATAGACTACACATTGGGAAATTTAAGGGTTTATCAACAGGTCCTGCTAGG tttacaatgaaaaatattgtgatCCCATTTCAGg TGTCTCTCAAGAACATTCAGCTTACACTGGATACTCTGGATCTGAGAAGATTTGGCTGGTGGAAAAGTGGTGGTGGCTGTTCttcaacaattatttttctttggttgtcTGTGGATTATGTAGAAAAGATTGAAGCCCAGATGGGAAAGTTAGTTACTAGTCAGCCAT cCAAATCCaatgaatttgtattttttgaaCTGCCTCAACCACTCACAGAGTGGGAAGAAGACAGACTGACTGAACTGATTACAGGTGTCAGCAAGAGGAACAGAGCACCAGATCTTGCTGAGTTTTTGTCTTTGAAACAAGCATTACCCTTGTTTAAGGATCTTTCTCCTGAAGAAAGCTCTTTCGTGAGTTGCAATAAGGATCTACTAAAGCAACACATGCCAAAAGAGAATACCTCAGATGCTCATGAGCCTGTTGTAATTCAG GAATCAAAGCTAAAAGTGATCAGGCCCAGTTATGCACTTGCAAATAAGCAGAATAGTGGCTGCTATTTTATCTCCTTGTCCTCTGCACTGAATGAAGAATGGAAAGAAGTAAGAGAAATGGGAGCAGTAAAGAA TTTAATTGTTTATCCACCCCCACCTGCAAAAGGAGGACTGGGAGTCACAAGAGAAGACCTAGAGTGCTTAGAATATGGAGAGTTTCTCAATGATGTCATCATTGATTTCTATCTTAA ATATCTGTTACTGGAGAAGGCACCAAAACATGTTGCTGACCGTACACACATTTTTAGCAGTTTCTTCTACAAGTGCCTGAccaggacagaaaaaaactctGAGGGGGATGTCAAAGTTTC agcGGCACAGAGAAGACACAGAAGAGTAAGAACATGGACTCGCcatataaatatattcaatAAAGATTATATCTTTGTGCCTGTGAATGAGGA GTCTCATTGGTACATGGCAGTTATCTGTTTTCCTTGGTTAGAAGAAGCTGTGTATGAGGAGTGTCCCCGGCAGAATTCATTATCCCACCGGCCTCGGCAGTCTCCACCGGAGCCAGAGAGTGAGAACACCAGAGCTGGCTCAGTCCTCTTAAGGGATGAAGAAGAGGGGGATGGtaacagaaatcttttctctAAAG GTGGCAATGaaattgctgcttctgcttcagTTCTATATTCAGCTATTTCTAAA ATCTCCCTAAGTAATTCCAAAAAGCACATTTGTAAAAG GCCTTGTATACTCATCTTAGATTCCTTGAAAGCATGTTCTGTGCAAAAAACTGTTCAGGTTTTGAGAGA GTACCTTGAAGTGGAATGGGaagctaaaagaaaaacatatcgGGAATTCAGTAAATCAACAATGATTGACCTATGTCCCAGAGTGCCTAAACAAGATAACAGCAGTGATTGTGGGGTCTATTTGCTGCAGTATGTGGAAAGCTTCTTCCAG AATCCCATAGTTAATTTTGAACAACCACTGCATCTGGAGAATTGGTTCCCTCGTCAGCTGataagaaacaaaagagaagaaattcgAGACCTGATCTTGCAACTGCACTTTCAACAGcagagtggcagcagcagctaa
- the SENP7 gene encoding sentrin-specific protease 7 isoform X11 — translation MSGRTSSSSHVSWRLSANNRKPSTKEKRQKDCNRHNSNDEESIGSECCPRKTDDELCKLTKASKEPEKINAVTFRRRELQKKENKHCGELEKRSRHMNSTTLSQKESGSFDSEKRKRRYSGHISDDCNAHIPQKSLALSEKKSLSSAQSPGCRIPCEDGQDHRSDPILVPDCPAERDSKDTSTHNHLSPAHSHTEDSASESPSRNLSKKHLSVTSGDVVSPRAGTIRKLKMDKSEYLSKLRNRICRGNQQLVSIDPIILSSDDEDGPSEPQCTELMKDNITENKETHQQFDFCFSEKQLEDKMKSHTEQFLTESIEDKYPLSLPSGSTPKKQTNLALDIEFDRLHIGKFKGLSTGPARFTMKNIVIPFQVSLKNIQLTLDTLDLRRFGWWKSGGGCSSTIIFLWLSVDYVEKIEAQMGKLVTSQPSKSNEFVFFELPQPLTEWEEDRLTELITGVSKRNRAPDLAEFLSLKQALPLFKDLSPEESSFVSCNKDLLKQHMPKENTSDAHEPVVIQESKLKVIRPSYALANKQNSGCYFISLSSALNEEWKEVREMGAVKNLIVYPPPPAKGGLGVTREDLECLEYGEFLNDVIIDFYLKYLLLEKAPKHVADRTHIFSSFFYKCLTRTEKNSEGDVKVSAAQRRHRRVRTWTRHINIFNKDYIFVPVNEESHWYMAVICFPWLEEAVYEECPRQNSLSHRPRQSPPEPESENTRAGSVLLRDEEEGDGNRNLFSKGGNEIAASASVLYSAISKISLSNSKKHICKRPCILILDSLKACSVQKTVQVLREYLEVEWEAKRKTYREFSKSTMIDLCPRVPKQDNSSDCGVYLLQYVESFFQNPIVNFEQPLHLENWFPRQLIRNKREEIRDLILQLHFQQQSGSSS, via the exons ATCTGAATGTTGCCCGAGAAAAACAGATGATGAACTGTGTAAATTGACCAAGGCTTCTAAGGAACCAGAAAAAATTAATGCTGTCACTTTCAGAAGACGAGAGCTGCAGAAGAAAG aaaacaaGCACTGTGGTGAActggagaagaggagcagaCATATGAACAGCACTACTCTTAGTCAGAAGGAATCAGGCTCTTTTGAttctgagaaaaggaaaagaagatacAGTGGGCATATTTCTGATGATTGTAATGCACACATTCCACAAAAGTCACTTGCATTGTCT gaaaagaaaagtttgAGTTCAGCTCAGTCTCCTGGCTGCAGAATACCCTGTGAGGATGGACAAGATCACAGATCTGATCCTATTCTGGTGCCAGACTGTCCAGCAGAGAGAGACTCCAAAGACACTTCCACCCACAACCACTTAAGTCCTGCTCACAGCCACACAGAGGACTCTGCCTCAGAGTCTCCTTCCAGAAATTTGTCAAAGAAACACCTTTCTGTCACCAGTGGGGATGTGGTTTCACCACGAGCTGGTACGATCAGGAAATTAAAGATGGACAAATCAGAGTACCTGAGCAAGCTGAGGAACAGAATCTGCAGGGGTAATCAGCAACTTGTTTCCATTGACCCAA ttaTCCTTTCCAGTGATGATGAAGATGGACCTTCTGAACCGCAATGCACAGAGCTGATGAAGGATAAtatcactgaaaataaagaaacacaCCAACAGTTTGACTTCTGTTTCTCGGAAAAGCAATTAGAAGACAAGATGAAAAGTCACACAGAGCAG tttttaacAGAGTCAATTGAAGATAAATATCCTCTCAGCTTACCTTCTGGAAGCACACCTAAAAAGCAGACAAACCTGGCACTGGACATTGAATTTGATAGACTACACATTGGGAAATTTAAGGGTTTATCAACAGGTCCTGCTAGG tttacaatgaaaaatattgtgatCCCATTTCAGg TGTCTCTCAAGAACATTCAGCTTACACTGGATACTCTGGATCTGAGAAGATTTGGCTGGTGGAAAAGTGGTGGTGGCTGTTCttcaacaattatttttctttggttgtcTGTGGATTATGTAGAAAAGATTGAAGCCCAGATGGGAAAGTTAGTTACTAGTCAGCCAT cCAAATCCaatgaatttgtattttttgaaCTGCCTCAACCACTCACAGAGTGGGAAGAAGACAGACTGACTGAACTGATTACAGGTGTCAGCAAGAGGAACAGAGCACCAGATCTTGCTGAGTTTTTGTCTTTGAAACAAGCATTACCCTTGTTTAAGGATCTTTCTCCTGAAGAAAGCTCTTTCGTGAGTTGCAATAAGGATCTACTAAAGCAACACATGCCAAAAGAGAATACCTCAGATGCTCATGAGCCTGTTGTAATTCAG GAATCAAAGCTAAAAGTGATCAGGCCCAGTTATGCACTTGCAAATAAGCAGAATAGTGGCTGCTATTTTATCTCCTTGTCCTCTGCACTGAATGAAGAATGGAAAGAAGTAAGAGAAATGGGAGCAGTAAAGAA TTTAATTGTTTATCCACCCCCACCTGCAAAAGGAGGACTGGGAGTCACAAGAGAAGACCTAGAGTGCTTAGAATATGGAGAGTTTCTCAATGATGTCATCATTGATTTCTATCTTAA ATATCTGTTACTGGAGAAGGCACCAAAACATGTTGCTGACCGTACACACATTTTTAGCAGTTTCTTCTACAAGTGCCTGAccaggacagaaaaaaactctGAGGGGGATGTCAAAGTTTC agcGGCACAGAGAAGACACAGAAGAGTAAGAACATGGACTCGCcatataaatatattcaatAAAGATTATATCTTTGTGCCTGTGAATGAGGA GTCTCATTGGTACATGGCAGTTATCTGTTTTCCTTGGTTAGAAGAAGCTGTGTATGAGGAGTGTCCCCGGCAGAATTCATTATCCCACCGGCCTCGGCAGTCTCCACCGGAGCCAGAGAGTGAGAACACCAGAGCTGGCTCAGTCCTCTTAAGGGATGAAGAAGAGGGGGATGGtaacagaaatcttttctctAAAG GTGGCAATGaaattgctgcttctgcttcagTTCTATATTCAGCTATTTCTAAA ATCTCCCTAAGTAATTCCAAAAAGCACATTTGTAAAAG GCCTTGTATACTCATCTTAGATTCCTTGAAAGCATGTTCTGTGCAAAAAACTGTTCAGGTTTTGAGAGA GTACCTTGAAGTGGAATGGGaagctaaaagaaaaacatatcgGGAATTCAGTAAATCAACAATGATTGACCTATGTCCCAGAGTGCCTAAACAAGATAACAGCAGTGATTGTGGGGTCTATTTGCTGCAGTATGTGGAAAGCTTCTTCCAG AATCCCATAGTTAATTTTGAACAACCACTGCATCTGGAGAATTGGTTCCCTCGTCAGCTGataagaaacaaaagagaagaaattcgAGACCTGATCTTGCAACTGCACTTTCAACAGcagagtggcagcagcagctaa